From a single Serratia surfactantfaciens genomic region:
- the hslV gene encoding ATP-dependent protease subunit HslV produces the protein MTTIVSVRRNGQVVIGGDGQATLGNTVMKGNVKKVRRLYNDKVIAGFAGGTADAFTLFELFERKLEMHQGHLVKAAVELAKDWRTDRMLRKLEALLAVADETASLIITGNGDVVQPENDLIAIGSGGPYAQAAARAMLENTELSARDIVEKSLNIAGDICIYTNHFHTIEELPSKA, from the coding sequence GTGACAACAATTGTAAGCGTACGCCGCAACGGCCAGGTCGTCATCGGTGGTGATGGCCAGGCAACCCTGGGTAATACGGTGATGAAGGGGAACGTCAAGAAAGTGCGTCGCCTGTATAACGACAAAGTGATCGCCGGTTTCGCCGGCGGCACCGCTGACGCCTTCACGCTGTTTGAACTGTTTGAACGCAAACTGGAAATGCACCAGGGCCACCTGGTGAAAGCCGCCGTCGAGCTGGCGAAAGACTGGCGCACCGACCGCATGCTGCGCAAGCTCGAAGCGCTGTTGGCGGTCGCCGATGAAACCGCTTCGCTGATCATCACCGGCAACGGCGATGTGGTGCAGCCGGAAAACGATCTGATCGCCATCGGCTCCGGCGGCCCGTACGCTCAGGCCGCCGCCCGCGCCATGTTGGAAAATACCGAGCTGAGCGCCCGCGACATCGTTGAGAAATCCCTCAACATCGCCGGCGATATCTGTATTTACACCAACCATTTCCACACCATTGAAGAATTGCCTTCCAAAGCGTAA
- the glpX gene encoding class II fructose-bisphosphatase, whose amino-acid sequence MKRELAIEFSRVTEAAALAGYKWLGRGDKNAADGAAVHAMRIMLNKVDIDGRIVIGEGEIDEAPMLYIGEQVGTGQGDAVDIAVDPIEGTRMTAMGQSNALAVLAVGDRGTFLHAPDMYMEKLVVGPAARGAIDINLPLAENLQNVAARLGKPLSQLTVIVLAKPRHDGVIAQMQQLGVRVFAIPDGDVAASILTCMPESEVDVMYGIGGAPEGVISAAVIRALDGDMQARLLPRHEVKGDSAENRRIGEQELARCREMGIEAGQALRLDQMARNDNVIFSATGITKGDLLEGISRKGNMATTETLLIRGKSRTIRRIRSTHYLDRKDPALHEFLL is encoded by the coding sequence ATGAAACGTGAATTAGCCATCGAATTTTCCCGCGTTACCGAAGCCGCCGCGCTGGCGGGCTACAAATGGCTGGGACGCGGCGACAAGAACGCCGCCGACGGCGCGGCGGTCCACGCCATGCGCATCATGCTCAACAAAGTGGATATCGATGGCCGCATCGTGATCGGCGAAGGTGAAATCGACGAAGCGCCGATGCTGTATATCGGCGAGCAGGTCGGCACCGGCCAGGGCGACGCGGTGGACATCGCGGTCGATCCGATCGAAGGCACCCGCATGACCGCCATGGGCCAGTCCAACGCGCTGGCGGTCTTGGCAGTGGGCGATCGCGGCACCTTCCTGCACGCGCCGGACATGTACATGGAGAAACTGGTGGTTGGCCCGGCGGCGCGCGGCGCCATCGATATCAACCTGCCGCTGGCGGAGAACCTGCAGAACGTCGCCGCGCGGCTGGGTAAACCCTTGTCGCAGCTGACGGTGATCGTGTTGGCCAAACCGCGCCACGACGGCGTCATCGCGCAGATGCAGCAGTTGGGGGTGCGGGTGTTCGCCATTCCTGACGGCGACGTGGCGGCCTCCATTCTCACCTGCATGCCGGAAAGCGAGGTCGATGTGATGTACGGCATCGGCGGCGCGCCGGAAGGGGTGATCTCCGCCGCGGTGATCCGCGCGCTGGACGGCGACATGCAGGCGCGTTTGCTGCCGCGCCATGAAGTGAAAGGCGACAGCGCCGAAAACCGCCGCATCGGTGAACAGGAGCTGGCGCGCTGTCGGGAGATGGGCATCGAAGCCGGTCAGGCGCTGCGTCTGGATCAAATGGCGCGCAACGATAACGTGATTTTCTCCGCCACCGGCATCACCAAAGGCGATCTGCTGGAAGGCATCAGCCGCAAAGGCAACATGGCCACCACCGAAACCCTGTTGATCCGCGGTAAATCGCGCACCATCCGCCGTATTCGTTCAACCCACTATCTGGATCGCAAAGACCCGGCGCTGCACGAATTTCTGCTGTAA
- the zapB gene encoding septal ring assembly protein ZapB, giving the protein MSFEVFEKLEAKVQQAIDTITLLQMEIEELKDKNNSLSQEVQAASGNHEALVRENQQLKEEQHVWQDRLRALLGKMEEV; this is encoded by the coding sequence ATGTCATTTGAAGTATTTGAGAAACTGGAAGCAAAAGTACAGCAGGCGATTGATACCATCACTCTGTTGCAGATGGAAATTGAAGAGCTGAAAGACAAAAACAACTCTCTGTCGCAGGAAGTTCAGGCTGCCTCCGGCAACCACGAAGCGTTGGTGCGCGAAAACCAACAGCTGAAAGAAGAACAGCACGTATGGCAAGATCGCCTGCGCGCGCTGCTGGGCAAGATGGAAGAAGTCTGA
- the ftsN gene encoding cell division protein FtsN — MAQKDYVSRGRAAGAKRKTPSRKKRSSPKVSKTVLALAAALLVIFVGGLYFITHNKPEDAPLLPAHTTRPGNGLPPKPEERWRYIKELENRQIGVQTPTEPTAGGELNSKTQLTAEQRQLLEQMQADMQQRPTQLNEVPYNDPGQANARSNRQQQQMQQQQMQQQPVQQPQQVTQAPRNPFNNGATTAPVQQHQQPKPATQQPVQVKQPEPKPQPKPEPKPEVKQETAKQETKPESKQKWMVQCGSFRATDQAESVRARLAFEGIESRITAGGGWNRVVLGPYSSRAAADKTLSRLKGVGMSSCIPLSVGG, encoded by the coding sequence GTGGCACAAAAAGACTATGTAAGCCGTGGGCGCGCAGCAGGAGCTAAGCGTAAAACCCCCAGCCGTAAAAAACGCAGTTCTCCGAAGGTTTCCAAAACCGTGCTGGCGTTAGCCGCCGCGTTGCTGGTTATCTTTGTCGGTGGCCTCTATTTCATTACGCACAACAAGCCGGAAGACGCGCCGTTGTTGCCTGCGCACACCACGCGCCCGGGCAACGGCCTGCCGCCGAAGCCGGAAGAGCGCTGGCGTTATATCAAAGAGCTGGAAAACCGGCAGATCGGCGTGCAAACCCCGACCGAGCCGACGGCCGGCGGCGAGCTCAATTCCAAAACTCAGCTGACCGCCGAACAACGGCAACTGCTGGAGCAGATGCAGGCCGACATGCAGCAGCGCCCGACGCAGCTGAACGAAGTGCCGTATAACGATCCGGGCCAGGCCAACGCGCGCAGCAATCGCCAGCAGCAGCAGATGCAACAACAGCAAATGCAGCAGCAGCCGGTACAGCAACCGCAGCAGGTCACCCAGGCGCCGCGCAACCCGTTCAACAACGGCGCCACCACTGCGCCGGTGCAGCAGCATCAGCAGCCGAAGCCGGCCACCCAGCAACCGGTACAGGTGAAACAGCCTGAGCCGAAGCCGCAACCGAAGCCGGAGCCCAAACCGGAAGTGAAGCAGGAAACGGCCAAGCAGGAAACCAAACCGGAATCGAAACAGAAGTGGATGGTGCAATGCGGTTCGTTCCGCGCCACCGATCAGGCTGAATCCGTGCGGGCGCGCCTGGCGTTCGAGGGCATCGAGAGCCGCATCACCGCCGGCGGCGGTTGGAATCGCGTGGTGCTCGGCCCGTACAGCAGCCGCGCCGCCGCGGACAAAACCCTTTCGCGCCTGAAGGGCGTCGGCATGTCGAGTTGCATTCCCCTCTCCGTTGGGGGTTGA
- a CDS encoding 1,4-dihydroxy-2-naphthoate polyprenyltransferase, with amino-acid sequence MSSSTSTTPISAWLESLRPRTLPLAFASIVVGSAIAAWHGSLKPEVALLALLTAGLLQILSNLANDYGDAVKGSDKEDRIGPLRGMQKGMITQAQMKRALVVTVVLIALAGCSLIAVACEQPSDVVGFLVLGGLSIVAAITYTVGNKPYGYLGLGDISVLVFFGWLSVAGTYYLQTHTFDSVVMLPATACGLLATAVLNINNLRDIESDRENGKNTLAVRLGPHKARIYHALLLGGAVLCFALFTLFNLHSPWGWLFVLAIPLLVRHGLRVLRDPTPVGMRPMLEHMVKAALLANLLFAIGVALS; translated from the coding sequence ATGAGCTCATCAACCTCCACCACCCCGATCTCCGCCTGGCTGGAAAGTCTACGCCCCCGCACCCTGCCGCTGGCCTTTGCCTCCATCGTGGTCGGCTCGGCGATCGCCGCCTGGCACGGCAGCCTGAAACCTGAAGTGGCGCTGCTGGCGCTGTTGACCGCCGGCCTGCTGCAAATCCTCTCCAACCTGGCGAACGACTACGGCGATGCGGTCAAAGGCAGCGACAAAGAAGATCGCATCGGGCCGTTGCGCGGCATGCAAAAAGGCATGATCACCCAGGCGCAGATGAAACGGGCGCTGGTGGTGACGGTGGTGCTGATCGCCCTCGCCGGCTGTTCGCTGATCGCCGTCGCCTGCGAGCAACCCAGCGACGTGGTGGGCTTCCTGGTGCTGGGCGGGCTGTCCATCGTGGCGGCCATCACCTACACCGTCGGCAACAAGCCCTACGGGTATTTGGGGCTGGGCGACATCTCGGTGTTGGTATTCTTCGGCTGGCTGAGCGTGGCCGGCACCTATTATCTGCAAACGCACACTTTCGACAGCGTCGTGATGCTGCCGGCCACCGCCTGCGGCCTGCTGGCGACGGCGGTGCTCAACATCAACAATCTGCGCGATATCGAGAGCGATCGCGAGAACGGCAAGAACACGTTGGCGGTGCGTCTCGGCCCGCACAAGGCGCGCATTTACCATGCCCTGCTGCTCGGCGGCGCGGTGCTGTGTTTCGCGCTGTTTACGCTGTTCAATCTCCACAGCCCGTGGGGTTGGCTGTTCGTGCTGGCGATCCCGCTGCTGGTGCGCCACGGCCTGCGCGTGCTGCGCGATCCGACACCGGTCGGCATGCGGCCGATGCTGGAGCACATGGTCAAGGCGGCGCTGCTGGCCAACCTGCTGTTCGCCATCGGCGTGGCGCTCAGTTAA
- the hslU gene encoding HslU--HslV peptidase ATPase subunit, whose protein sequence is MSEMTPREIVSELDSYIIGQNKAKRAVAIALRNRWRRMQLNEMLRHEVTPKNILMIGPTGVGKTEIARRLAKLANAPFIKVEATKFTEVGYVGKEVDSIIRDLTDAAIKMVRMQSIEKNRTRAEELAEERILDVLIPPAKNNWGQPEENQEPSAARQAFRKKLREGQLDDKEIEIDLAAAPMGVEIMAPPGMEEMTNQLQSMFQNLGGQKQKPRKLKIKEAFKLLVEEEAAKLVNPEELKEQAIEAVEQHGIVFIDEIDKICKRGGQSSGPDVSREGVQRDLLPLVEGCTVSTKHGMVKTDHILFIASGAFQTANPSDLIPELQGRLPIRVELQALTTEDFERILTEPSASLTEQYKALMGTEGVNIEFTADGIRRIAEAAWQVNESTENIGARRLHTVLERLMEDISYDASEINGQSITIDADYVRSHLDELVADEDLSRFIL, encoded by the coding sequence ATGTCTGAAATGACTCCGCGCGAGATCGTCAGCGAACTGGACAGCTACATCATTGGCCAAAACAAGGCCAAACGCGCTGTCGCCATTGCCCTGCGCAACCGCTGGCGCCGGATGCAGCTCAACGAGATGCTGCGTCACGAAGTGACCCCGAAAAACATCCTGATGATCGGCCCGACCGGCGTCGGTAAAACCGAAATCGCCCGCCGCCTGGCGAAGCTGGCTAACGCGCCGTTCATCAAGGTTGAAGCCACCAAGTTCACCGAAGTGGGCTATGTGGGCAAAGAAGTGGACTCCATCATCCGCGATCTGACCGATGCCGCCATCAAGATGGTGCGCATGCAGTCGATCGAGAAAAACCGCACCCGCGCCGAAGAGTTGGCCGAAGAGCGTATTCTCGACGTGCTGATCCCGCCGGCCAAGAACAACTGGGGCCAGCCGGAAGAAAACCAGGAGCCGTCCGCCGCCCGCCAGGCATTCCGCAAGAAACTGCGCGAAGGCCAGCTGGACGACAAAGAGATCGAGATCGATCTGGCTGCCGCGCCGATGGGCGTGGAAATCATGGCGCCTCCGGGCATGGAAGAGATGACCAACCAGCTGCAGTCGATGTTCCAGAACCTCGGCGGCCAGAAGCAAAAACCGCGCAAGCTGAAGATCAAAGAAGCCTTCAAGCTGCTGGTGGAAGAAGAAGCCGCCAAGCTGGTGAACCCGGAAGAGCTGAAAGAGCAGGCGATCGAAGCGGTTGAACAGCACGGCATCGTGTTTATCGACGAGATCGACAAAATCTGTAAGCGCGGCGGCCAAAGCTCCGGCCCGGACGTCTCGCGCGAAGGCGTGCAGCGCGATCTGCTGCCGCTGGTGGAAGGCTGCACCGTGTCGACCAAGCACGGCATGGTGAAGACCGATCACATCCTGTTCATCGCTTCCGGCGCGTTCCAGACCGCCAATCCGTCGGATCTGATCCCGGAACTGCAGGGCCGTCTGCCGATTCGCGTTGAGCTGCAGGCGCTGACCACCGAAGACTTCGAGCGCATCCTGACCGAGCCGAGCGCGTCGCTGACCGAGCAGTACAAAGCGCTGATGGGCACCGAAGGCGTCAATATCGAGTTCACCGCCGACGGCATCCGCCGCATCGCCGAAGCCGCGTGGCAGGTCAACGAAAGCACCGAGAACATCGGCGCGCGTCGTCTGCACACCGTGCTGGAGCGTCTGATGGAAGATATTTCCTACGATGCGAGTGAAATTAATGGCCAATCCATTACAATTGATGCGGATTACGTGCGCAGTCATCTGGATGAACTGGTGGCGGATGAAGATTTGAGTCGTTTTATCCTATAA
- the cytR gene encoding DNA-binding transcriptional regulator CytR, whose product MEHKKELSMATMKDVAEMAGVSTATVSRALMNPEKVSTPTRQKVEQAVLAVGYSPHALSRNIKRNESRTILVIVPDICDPFFADVIQGIEQTAAQQGYLVLIGDCAQQNQQERTFVNLIITKQIDGMLLLGSNLPFDASKEEQRNLPPMVMANEFAPELELPTVHIDNLTAAFEAVHYLHQLGHRQIACVAGPEQMPLSHYRLQGYVQALRRNGITVESSYITRGDFTYEAGAQALAMLMAQPKPPTAVFCHSDVMAIGVLSQAKKMGLRVPQDLSIVGFDDLKLAQYCDPPLTTVAQPRFQIGQQAMLLLLEQLNGQTVASGSRLLDSELIIRGSTAAPKR is encoded by the coding sequence TTGGAACACAAGAAAGAGTTATCCATGGCGACCATGAAAGACGTCGCCGAAATGGCGGGCGTTTCAACGGCTACCGTATCGCGTGCGCTGATGAACCCGGAAAAGGTGTCAACGCCGACGCGCCAGAAAGTGGAACAGGCCGTCCTGGCCGTGGGTTATTCTCCTCATGCTCTGTCACGCAATATCAAGCGCAACGAATCCCGCACCATCCTGGTGATCGTACCCGACATCTGCGATCCGTTTTTCGCCGACGTGATCCAGGGGATCGAACAGACCGCCGCCCAGCAAGGCTATCTGGTGCTGATCGGCGACTGCGCGCAGCAGAACCAGCAAGAGCGCACCTTCGTCAATCTGATCATCACCAAGCAGATCGACGGTATGCTGCTGCTGGGCTCCAACCTGCCGTTCGACGCCAGCAAGGAAGAGCAGCGCAACCTGCCGCCGATGGTGATGGCCAACGAGTTCGCTCCCGAGCTGGAGCTGCCGACGGTGCATATCGACAACCTGACCGCCGCCTTTGAAGCCGTGCATTATTTGCATCAGCTGGGCCACCGGCAGATCGCCTGCGTCGCCGGGCCGGAACAGATGCCATTGAGCCATTATCGGCTGCAGGGTTACGTTCAAGCGCTACGTCGTAATGGCATTACCGTCGAAAGCAGCTATATTACCCGGGGTGATTTTACCTACGAAGCCGGCGCGCAAGCGCTGGCGATGCTGATGGCTCAGCCGAAACCGCCGACGGCGGTGTTCTGCCACAGCGACGTCATGGCGATCGGCGTGCTGTCCCAGGCGAAAAAAATGGGGCTGCGGGTACCGCAGGATCTGTCGATCGTCGGCTTTGACGACCTCAAGCTGGCGCAGTATTGCGATCCGCCGCTGACCACGGTGGCGCAGCCGCGCTTCCAGATCGGCCAGCAGGCGATGTTGCTGCTGCTGGAGCAGTTGAACGGCCAAACGGTGGCCAGCGGCTCCCGGCTATTGGACAGTGAATTGATTATCAGAGGCAGCACCGCTGCCCCGAAACGCTAG
- a CDS encoding MIP/aquaporin family protein — protein MSQTTSPTLKGQCIAEFLGTALLIFFGVGCVAALKLAGASFGQWEISIIWGLGVAMAIYLTAAISGAHLNPAVTLALWLFACFDGRKVVPYIIAQVAGAFCAAALVYGLYYNLFFDFEAAHHMVRGSNESLELAGIFSTYPNAHISVGQAFLVETVIAAILMCLILALTDDGNGIPRGPLAPLLIGILIAVIGASMGPLTGFALNPARDFGPKLFAYLAGWGKVAFTGARDIPYFLVPIFAPIVGCGLGAFGYRALIGRHLPCDVCVTEEESDAKAQQRKA, from the coding sequence ATGAGCCAAACCACCAGTCCGACATTAAAAGGCCAGTGCATCGCCGAGTTCCTCGGCACGGCGCTGCTGATCTTCTTTGGCGTAGGCTGCGTTGCCGCACTGAAACTGGCGGGCGCCAGCTTCGGCCAGTGGGAAATCAGCATCATTTGGGGCCTGGGCGTCGCCATGGCCATCTACCTGACCGCCGCCATTTCCGGCGCGCATCTCAACCCGGCGGTCACCCTCGCGCTGTGGCTGTTCGCCTGCTTCGACGGACGCAAAGTGGTGCCATACATCATTGCGCAAGTCGCCGGCGCCTTCTGCGCCGCCGCGCTGGTCTACGGGTTGTACTACAACCTGTTCTTCGACTTCGAAGCGGCTCACCATATGGTGCGCGGCAGCAACGAAAGCCTTGAACTGGCCGGCATCTTCTCAACCTACCCTAACGCACACATCTCCGTCGGCCAGGCCTTCCTGGTGGAAACGGTGATCGCCGCCATTCTGATGTGCCTGATCCTGGCGCTGACCGACGACGGCAACGGCATTCCGCGCGGCCCGCTGGCGCCGCTGCTGATCGGTATTCTGATTGCCGTGATCGGCGCCTCCATGGGACCATTGACCGGCTTTGCGTTGAACCCGGCGCGTGACTTCGGGCCAAAACTGTTCGCCTACCTGGCCGGCTGGGGCAAAGTCGCCTTCACCGGCGCACGCGACATCCCGTACTTCCTGGTGCCGATCTTCGCGCCTATCGTCGGCTGCGGCCTGGGCGCCTTCGGTTACCGCGCGCTGATTGGCCGCCACCTGCCGTGCGACGTCTGCGTGACGGAAGAAGAGTCCGACGCCAAGGCTCAGCAGCGTAAAGCGTGA
- the glpK gene encoding glycerol kinase GlpK: MTVEKKYIVALDQGTTSSRAVVLDHDANIVAVSQREFPQIYPKAGWVEHDPMEIWASQSSTLVEVLAKADISSDQIAGIGITNQRETTIVWEKETGKPIYNAIVWQCRRTADICEKLKRDGLEEYIRHNTGLVVDPYFSGTKVKWILDNVEGARERAKRGELLFGTVDTWLVWKMTQGRVHVTDYTNASRTMMFNIHELDWDERMLEVLDIPRAMLPKVRPSSEVYGQTNIGGKGGTRIPIAGIAGDQQAALYGQLCVQPGMAKNTYGTGCFLLMNTGKEAVRSKNGLLTTIACGPRGEVNYALEGAVFIGGASIQWLRDELKLISDAADSEYFATKVKDSNGVYVVPAFTGLGAPYWDPYARGAIFGLTRGANSNHIIRATLESIAFQTRDVLDAMQADANTRLQSLRVDGGAVANNFLMQFQSDILGTRVERPEVRESTALGAAFLAGLAIGYWNDLDEVKSKAVIEREFRPSIETTERNYRYSGWKKAVARAQAWEDHE; encoded by the coding sequence ATGACTGTAGAAAAAAAATACATTGTCGCACTCGACCAAGGGACCACCAGCTCACGCGCCGTCGTGCTCGATCACGACGCCAACATCGTTGCGGTATCGCAGCGCGAATTCCCGCAGATCTACCCAAAAGCCGGCTGGGTTGAGCACGACCCGATGGAGATCTGGGCGTCGCAAAGCTCGACGCTGGTAGAAGTGCTGGCGAAGGCCGACATCAGTTCCGATCAGATCGCCGGCATCGGCATCACCAACCAGCGCGAAACCACCATCGTCTGGGAAAAAGAGACCGGCAAGCCTATCTATAACGCCATCGTCTGGCAGTGCCGCCGCACCGCCGACATCTGCGAGAAGCTCAAGCGCGACGGCCTGGAAGAGTACATCCGTCACAACACCGGCCTGGTGGTTGACCCGTACTTCTCCGGCACCAAGGTGAAGTGGATCCTGGACAACGTCGAAGGCGCCCGCGAACGCGCCAAGCGCGGCGAACTGCTGTTCGGCACCGTCGACACCTGGCTGGTGTGGAAGATGACCCAAGGGCGCGTGCACGTTACCGATTACACCAACGCCTCACGCACCATGATGTTCAACATCCACGAGCTGGACTGGGACGAGCGCATGCTGGAAGTGCTGGATATCCCGCGCGCCATGCTGCCGAAAGTCCGTCCTTCCTCAGAAGTGTACGGCCAGACCAACATCGGCGGTAAAGGCGGCACGCGTATTCCTATCGCCGGTATCGCCGGTGACCAGCAGGCAGCGCTGTACGGCCAGCTGTGCGTTCAACCGGGCATGGCGAAGAACACCTACGGCACCGGCTGCTTCCTGCTGATGAACACCGGCAAAGAAGCGGTGCGCTCGAAAAATGGCCTGCTGACCACCATCGCCTGCGGCCCGCGCGGCGAAGTGAACTATGCGCTGGAAGGCGCGGTGTTCATCGGCGGTGCGTCCATCCAGTGGCTGCGCGACGAGCTGAAACTGATCAGCGACGCCGCCGACTCCGAATACTTCGCCACCAAGGTGAAAGACAGCAACGGCGTCTATGTGGTGCCGGCCTTCACCGGCTTGGGTGCGCCCTACTGGGATCCGTATGCCCGCGGCGCCATCTTCGGTCTGACCCGTGGCGCCAACAGCAACCACATCATCCGCGCCACGCTGGAATCCATCGCCTTCCAGACCCGCGATGTGCTGGACGCGATGCAAGCCGACGCCAACACCCGCCTGCAATCGCTGCGCGTGGACGGCGGCGCGGTCGCCAACAACTTCCTGATGCAGTTCCAGTCCGATATCCTCGGCACCCGCGTAGAGCGCCCTGAAGTGCGTGAATCGACGGCGCTGGGTGCGGCGTTCCTGGCGGGCCTGGCCATCGGCTACTGGAACGATCTGGATGAGGTGAAGAGCAAAGCGGTGATTGAGCGCGAATTCCGCCCAAGCATCGAAACCACCGAACGCAACTACCGTTACAGCGGCTGGAAAAAAGCGGTGGCTCGCGCTCAGGCGTGGGAAGATCACGAGTAA
- the rraA gene encoding ribonuclease E activity regulator RraA: protein MKYDTSELCDIYHEEVNVVEPLFSNFGGRTSFGGQITTVKCFEDNGLLFDLLEENGRGRVLLVDGGGSVRRALVNAELARLAAQNEWEGIVVYGAVRQVDDLEELDIGIQAMAAIPAGAVSEGVGESDIRVNFGGVTFFSGDHLYADNTGIILSEDPLDIE, encoded by the coding sequence ATGAAATACGATACTTCCGAACTTTGCGACATCTATCATGAAGAGGTGAACGTTGTTGAACCTCTGTTCTCCAATTTTGGCGGGCGTACTTCATTTGGCGGGCAGATCACCACGGTGAAATGCTTTGAGGATAACGGCCTGTTGTTCGATCTGCTTGAAGAAAACGGCCGCGGCCGCGTGCTGTTAGTCGACGGCGGCGGTTCGGTTCGCCGGGCGCTGGTCAACGCCGAGTTGGCGCGCCTGGCCGCCCAGAACGAATGGGAAGGCATCGTGGTGTACGGCGCGGTGCGTCAGGTGGACGATCTGGAAGAGCTCGATATCGGCATTCAGGCGATGGCGGCGATCCCGGCGGGAGCCGTGAGCGAAGGCGTGGGCGAAAGCGATATCCGCGTCAACTTCGGTGGCGTCACCTTCTTCTCCGGCGACCATCTGTATGCCGACAACACCGGCATCATCCTCTCCGAAGACCCGCTCGACATCGAGTGA
- the emrD gene encoding multidrug efflux MFS transporter EmrD, translating into MRKLENFHLLVMLVLLVAVGQMAQTIYVPVIADIAHDLSVRTGAVQRVMAAYLLTYGFSQLIYGPISDRIGRRPVILTGMMIFLVGALGALLSTNLAMLVAASAIQGMGTGVAGVMARTMPRDLYAGTALRYANSLLNMGILVSPLLAPVIGGALAMVFGWRACYAFLLALCACVAFAMFRWLPETRPVQTEKRRMLASFRQLLGDSTFSCYLVMLIGALAGIAVFEASCGVLMGGVLGLSGLTVSILFILPIPAAFFGAWYAGRDGKTFHTLMWHSVISCLLAGAMMWIPGWFGVMNIWTLIVPAALFFFGAGMLFPLATTGAMEPFPYLAGAAGALVGGMQNMGSGLATWLSAMLPQTGQFSLGLLMFAMALLILLCWWPLSNRMQHQGHTA; encoded by the coding sequence ATGAGAAAACTAGAGAATTTTCACCTGCTGGTGATGCTTGTTCTGTTGGTCGCCGTCGGCCAGATGGCGCAAACCATTTATGTTCCCGTTATTGCTGATATCGCTCACGATCTGTCGGTGCGCACCGGCGCCGTGCAGCGGGTGATGGCGGCGTATCTGCTGACCTACGGTTTTTCCCAGCTGATTTACGGGCCGATATCGGACCGTATCGGACGCCGCCCGGTGATCCTGACCGGCATGATGATCTTCCTGGTCGGTGCGCTGGGCGCGCTGCTGTCCACCAACCTGGCGATGCTGGTCGCCGCCAGCGCGATTCAGGGCATGGGCACCGGCGTGGCGGGCGTGATGGCGCGCACCATGCCGCGCGATCTGTATGCCGGTACTGCGCTGCGTTACGCCAACAGCCTGCTGAACATGGGGATTTTGGTCAGTCCGTTGCTGGCGCCGGTGATCGGCGGCGCGCTGGCGATGGTGTTCGGCTGGCGCGCCTGTTACGCCTTCCTGCTGGCGCTGTGCGCCTGCGTCGCCTTCGCCATGTTCCGCTGGCTGCCGGAGACCCGTCCGGTACAGACGGAAAAACGCCGCATGCTGGCCAGTTTCCGCCAGCTGCTGGGCGACAGCACCTTCAGCTGCTATCTGGTGATGCTGATCGGTGCGCTGGCGGGAATTGCGGTATTCGAGGCCAGCTGCGGCGTGTTGATGGGCGGCGTGTTGGGGCTGAGCGGCCTGACCGTCAGCATCCTGTTCATTCTGCCAATTCCGGCGGCGTTTTTCGGCGCCTGGTACGCCGGGCGCGACGGCAAGACCTTCCACACGCTGATGTGGCATTCGGTGATTAGCTGCCTGCTGGCGGGAGCGATGATGTGGATCCCGGGCTGGTTCGGCGTGATGAACATCTGGACGCTGATCGTGCCGGCCGCGCTGTTCTTCTTCGGCGCCGGCATGTTGTTCCCGCTGGCCACCACCGGAGCGATGGAGCCGTTTCCTTACCTGGCCGGCGCGGCGGGCGCGCTGGTGGGCGGCATGCAGAACATGGGGTCTGGTCTGGCGACCTGGCTGTCCGCCATGCTGCCGCAAACCGGGCAGTTCAGCCTCGGGCTGCTGATGTTCGCCATGGCGCTGTTGATCCTGCTGTGCTGGTGGCCGCTGTCCAACCGGATGCAGCATCAGGGTCATACCGCATAA